In Amycolatopsis coloradensis, one genomic interval encodes:
- a CDS encoding cation-transporting P-type ATPase, protein MPDVSDPWCLETGELASRLDVDPGRGLDSSDASDRLEVTGPNRLAEAPSRPWWRVLVAQVAGPLNLVLVVAAALAGVVERSYREALVIGLVLGLNGVLGFVQERRADRAVAALKSLLSPSARVRRDGRVTEVPAAELVPGDVVLVDAGDRVPADGRVLSTVNLETDESGLTGESAPVPKSAAPRQGEMALPDRTSMAHMTSIVTRGRGELLVTSTGMRTEIGKVAGLLERTDSTRTPLQRQLDKLGVRLAYLAGVAVLLVAVLQFAAGGGIGEVITLAVALGVAAIPEGLPAVVTVTLALGMRRMARQRAIVKRLPAVETLGATTVICTDKTGTLTLNQMTARSLWYAGRRYLVSGEGYGFEGAITAEDGGEIPDLGELLTTAVLCNDAVVQDAALVGDPTEGALVTLAGKAGLDVMALRGATPRVAEIPFDSALKYMATFHRHGPAIRAHVKGAADVLLHLATHVRREHGDVPLDDDARRRLLAELDHLAGRGQRVLAVAHGDTEVPALPKRLVLIGLIGLLDPARPEARAAVAECHAAGIDVKMITGDHLATATSIARAVGIEGDGLSGLDIDRLDDRALEQALTTTGVFARVAPEHKIRIVDTLKRRDDVVAMTGDGVNDAPALKAAHIGVAMGITGSDVSKEAAAMILTDDNFATIVRAVRAGRTIYDNIVKFVRFQVGTNVAAILTMVIGSLLFSTGTSVLTPLMLLWVNVIADGPPALALGLEPPRPSVMEEPPRRPGAQILSAGRLTRILLSGLVMVAGTLYAFAHGLDRGIEVAHTLAFVTFVVFQLFNILNVRDEHASAFGGLLFHNRRLWAALGSVLALQVCAVYLPAAQSLFGTTALTALDWLVATAIASSVLWAEELRKAVSRRRPARR, encoded by the coding sequence GTGCCGGACGTCTCCGATCCGTGGTGCTTGGAGACCGGAGAGCTGGCGTCTCGCCTCGACGTCGATCCGGGGCGTGGTCTGGACTCCTCGGACGCGAGCGACCGGCTCGAGGTGACCGGGCCCAACCGGCTCGCCGAGGCGCCGAGTAGGCCGTGGTGGCGGGTACTGGTGGCACAGGTGGCCGGCCCGCTGAACCTCGTGCTCGTGGTGGCGGCCGCGCTGGCGGGCGTGGTGGAGCGGTCGTATCGGGAAGCGCTCGTCATCGGACTGGTCCTCGGCCTGAACGGTGTCCTGGGTTTCGTGCAGGAACGAAGGGCGGATCGCGCGGTCGCCGCGCTGAAGAGCCTGCTCAGCCCGTCGGCCCGGGTCCGCCGCGACGGCAGGGTGACCGAGGTGCCCGCGGCCGAGCTCGTGCCGGGTGACGTCGTCCTGGTGGACGCGGGTGACCGGGTGCCGGCGGACGGCCGGGTGCTGTCGACAGTGAACCTGGAAACCGATGAATCCGGTTTGACCGGCGAATCCGCCCCCGTCCCCAAATCCGCGGCGCCGCGGCAGGGCGAGATGGCGCTGCCCGATCGGACGTCCATGGCCCATATGACGAGCATCGTCACGAGGGGCCGTGGCGAGCTGCTGGTCACGAGCACCGGCATGCGCACGGAGATCGGCAAGGTCGCCGGGCTGCTGGAACGCACCGATTCGACACGGACGCCGTTGCAGCGGCAGCTGGACAAGCTCGGTGTCCGTCTGGCCTACCTCGCCGGCGTGGCGGTCCTCCTCGTGGCGGTCCTGCAATTCGCGGCCGGCGGCGGTATCGGTGAGGTGATCACGCTGGCCGTCGCGCTCGGCGTGGCCGCCATCCCGGAGGGGCTGCCCGCCGTCGTCACGGTGACACTGGCACTGGGAATGCGGCGGATGGCGCGTCAGCGCGCGATCGTCAAACGGCTCCCCGCCGTGGAAACCCTGGGCGCGACGACGGTCATCTGTACCGACAAGACCGGCACGCTCACGCTGAACCAGATGACCGCGCGTTCGCTGTGGTATGCCGGACGCCGTTACCTGGTGTCGGGTGAGGGCTACGGCTTCGAAGGCGCGATCACCGCCGAAGACGGCGGTGAAATCCCCGATCTCGGTGAGCTGCTGACCACCGCGGTGCTGTGCAACGACGCGGTGGTCCAAGACGCCGCTCTTGTCGGAGATCCGACCGAGGGCGCGCTGGTGACCCTGGCGGGCAAGGCGGGTTTGGACGTCATGGCGCTGCGCGGCGCCACTCCCCGCGTCGCCGAGATCCCCTTCGACTCCGCTTTGAAGTACATGGCGACGTTCCATCGTCACGGGCCCGCGATCCGTGCGCACGTGAAGGGCGCGGCGGACGTCCTGCTCCACCTGGCCACCCATGTGCGCCGGGAACACGGTGACGTCCCGCTCGACGACGACGCACGCCGCCGGCTCCTGGCGGAACTCGATCATCTCGCCGGACGAGGTCAGCGCGTACTGGCTGTCGCCCACGGCGACACGGAGGTGCCCGCGCTGCCAAAGCGACTGGTCCTGATCGGGCTGATCGGACTGCTCGATCCAGCACGACCGGAAGCCCGCGCCGCGGTCGCCGAATGCCATGCCGCCGGAATCGACGTCAAGATGATCACCGGTGATCACCTGGCCACCGCGACCTCTATCGCCCGCGCGGTCGGCATCGAGGGCGACGGCCTGTCGGGACTGGACATCGACCGGCTCGACGACCGTGCCCTCGAACAGGCCTTGACCACCACCGGCGTGTTCGCGCGGGTGGCGCCGGAGCACAAGATCCGCATCGTCGACACGCTCAAGCGACGCGATGACGTCGTCGCCATGACCGGCGACGGCGTGAACGACGCACCGGCGCTCAAAGCCGCCCACATCGGGGTGGCCATGGGGATCACCGGCTCCGACGTGTCCAAGGAAGCCGCCGCGATGATCCTCACCGACGACAATTTCGCGACCATCGTCCGGGCCGTCCGCGCCGGCCGCACCATCTACGACAACATCGTCAAGTTCGTCCGCTTCCAGGTCGGCACCAATGTCGCCGCGATCCTCACCATGGTGATCGGCTCCCTGTTGTTCAGTACCGGCACCAGCGTTCTGACACCGCTGATGTTGTTGTGGGTCAACGTGATCGCCGACGGTCCTCCCGCGTTGGCGCTCGGTCTGGAACCACCGCGGCCATCCGTCATGGAGGAGCCGCCGCGGCGACCGGGAGCGCAGATCCTCAGCGCGGGCCGCCTGACGCGGATCCTGTTGTCCGGACTCGTGATGGTGGCCGGGACCCTCTACGCGTTCGCACACGGCCTGGACCGCGGCATCGAAGTGGCCCACACCCTCGCCTTCGTCACCTTCGTGGTGTTCCAGCTGTTCAACATCCTCAACGTCCGCGACGAACACGCCTCGGCGTTCGGAGGGCTCTTGTTCCACAACAGGCGGCTCTGGGCCGCGCTGGGTTCGGTGCTCGCCCTGCAGGTCTGCGCCGTGTACCTGCCCGCCGCGCAATCCCTGTTCGGCACGACCGCCTTGACCGCCCTCGACTGGCTCGTCGCCACCGCGATCGCGTCTTCCGTCCTGTGGGCCGAGGAACTGCGCAAAGCGGTGTCACGCCGACGGCCGGCCCGGCGATGA
- a CDS encoding universal stress protein, with the protein MTAPDVRPVVVGVDGSSSALQAARWAATEAARRKAPLSITHACMLIPVQMPPGVELPRPYADALTEQGREVLAAAAEAAREAAPEVDVTTELRGGAAAEHLIGRSASAEVIVLGSRGLGGFTGLLVGSIAVAVATHGHCPVIVVRGTDRPQDAPVVVGVDGSPTSDAALAFAFDAAAARGTRLVAVRAWSDFAVGNAWEFGSALDWEAIQAAEARLVEQQLDVYRSRYPDVPVQGVVVRDRPAHTLLEHSENAQLVVVGSRGRGGFRGLLLGSTSQALIHHAASPVAVVPPARQ; encoded by the coding sequence ATGACCGCACCAGACGTGCGACCGGTAGTGGTGGGTGTGGACGGCTCTTCTTCGGCCCTCCAAGCGGCGCGCTGGGCAGCGACCGAAGCGGCAAGGCGGAAGGCGCCGTTGTCGATCACGCATGCCTGCATGCTGATCCCGGTACAGATGCCGCCCGGGGTCGAGTTGCCGAGGCCCTACGCCGACGCACTGACCGAACAAGGACGGGAAGTACTCGCGGCGGCGGCGGAGGCGGCCAGGGAAGCGGCCCCCGAGGTCGACGTGACCACCGAGCTGCGCGGCGGAGCCGCGGCGGAGCACCTCATCGGGCGCTCGGCCTCGGCGGAGGTGATCGTGCTGGGCTCTCGTGGCCTGGGTGGGTTCACCGGGCTGCTGGTGGGCTCGATCGCGGTCGCGGTGGCGACGCACGGACACTGCCCGGTCATCGTCGTCCGGGGAACGGATCGGCCGCAGGACGCACCGGTCGTCGTCGGTGTGGACGGCTCGCCGACGAGTGACGCGGCTTTGGCTTTCGCCTTCGACGCCGCCGCGGCGCGCGGTACGCGTCTGGTCGCCGTGCGCGCGTGGTCGGACTTCGCCGTGGGCAATGCCTGGGAGTTCGGGTCCGCGCTGGACTGGGAGGCCATCCAGGCGGCGGAGGCCCGGCTGGTGGAACAGCAGCTCGACGTCTACCGGAGCAGGTACCCCGACGTGCCCGTTCAAGGCGTCGTCGTGCGTGACCGGCCGGCGCACACGTTGCTCGAACACTCCGAGAACGCCCAACTCGTCGTTGTCGGTTCTCGAGGCCGAGGTGGTTTCCGCGGACTGCTCCTGGGCTCCACCAGCCAGGCGCTGATCCACCACGCCGCCTCTCCGGTGGCCGTCGTCCCGCCCGCTCGGCAGTGA
- a CDS encoding globin domain-containing protein produces the protein MLSPASAAVVRVTLPVVRAHAVEITGEFYSSMFAAHPELLDLFNQGNQADGRQKLALASAVAGFAEYLLAKDGDDAATFERVAERIAHKHVSLGIRAEQYPLVGHYLLTAVGTVLGAAVTPEVSAAWHEVYWLLACRLIAAEARLYERGDLDPADLWRRWRVAKRLDEAVDAVSFTLVPDDGAAVPDFLPGQYVSVAVDLPDGRRQPRQYSLSHGPGRGSLRITVRRVRGRDGAPDGAVSSHLHDQVTEDETLLLGPPAGETTLDTGDGPVLLVSAGIGITPMAAMLDHLARTQPTRRIILAHADRSPAHHALRRECAQTATGLAEAEELYWYENGHDDSSRPGLMDVDALPLPSGTTAYLCGPLPFMHGIRAGLIRRGLPAERVHYEVFGPGMLDRG, from the coding sequence TTGCTGTCCCCAGCATCCGCCGCGGTGGTTCGTGTCACCTTGCCCGTCGTGCGCGCGCACGCCGTGGAAATCACCGGTGAGTTCTACTCGTCGATGTTCGCCGCGCATCCGGAACTGCTCGACCTGTTCAACCAGGGTAACCAGGCCGACGGCCGTCAGAAGCTCGCGCTGGCGTCGGCCGTCGCCGGCTTCGCCGAGTACCTGCTCGCCAAGGACGGCGACGACGCCGCGACGTTCGAGCGAGTCGCCGAGCGGATCGCGCACAAGCACGTGTCGCTGGGCATCCGGGCCGAGCAGTACCCGCTCGTCGGTCACTATTTGCTCACCGCCGTCGGCACGGTCCTCGGTGCCGCGGTCACCCCCGAAGTCTCCGCGGCGTGGCACGAGGTCTACTGGCTGCTCGCCTGCCGGCTGATCGCCGCCGAAGCCCGCCTCTACGAACGTGGCGACCTCGATCCCGCCGACCTCTGGCGCCGCTGGCGCGTGGCCAAACGCCTTGACGAGGCCGTCGACGCGGTGTCGTTCACCCTGGTGCCCGACGACGGCGCGGCCGTCCCGGACTTCCTGCCCGGCCAGTACGTTTCGGTCGCCGTCGACCTGCCCGACGGCCGTCGCCAGCCTCGTCAGTACTCACTGTCACACGGCCCTGGAAGGGGCTCGCTGCGGATCACCGTCCGCCGGGTTCGCGGCCGCGACGGCGCCCCGGACGGCGCGGTGTCCAGCCACCTGCACGACCAGGTGACCGAAGACGAGACCCTGCTGCTCGGACCACCCGCGGGCGAGACGACGCTCGACACCGGCGACGGACCGGTGCTCCTGGTCAGCGCCGGCATCGGGATCACCCCGATGGCCGCCATGCTGGATCACCTCGCCCGCACCCAGCCGACGCGGCGGATCATCCTCGCCCACGCCGATCGCTCACCCGCTCACCACGCACTTCGCCGCGAATGTGCCCAGACCGCGACGGGTTTGGCGGAGGCCGAGGAGTTGTACTGGTACGAGAACGGCCACGACGACAGCTCGCGGCCCGGTCTCATGGACGTCGACGCGCTCCCGTTGCCTTCGGGCACCACCGCCTACCTGTGTGGCCCCTTGCCGTTCATGCACGGGATCCGCGCCGGACTGATCCGGCGCGGCCTGCCCGCCGAGCGCGTTCACTACGAGGTGTTCGGCCCCGGAATGCTCGACCGGGGCTGA
- a CDS encoding CBS domain-containing protein → MPAPPGLIGKTVGDVLVRRPKTSPADILVDQARACFADDHVHMLLLTESGRLIGTLLRTDLPADLDGADLALPHSRMSGRTVTVDMPAEQARLLLLARGQRRLAVVDHDGAIVGLLCLKRRLTGFCSDADVSARASERSCRRE, encoded by the coding sequence GTGCCCGCTCCACCCGGGTTGATCGGCAAGACCGTCGGCGACGTGCTGGTGCGGCGACCCAAGACGTCACCAGCGGACATCCTCGTCGATCAGGCCCGGGCCTGCTTCGCCGACGACCACGTCCACATGCTCCTGCTCACGGAGTCCGGACGTCTCATCGGCACCCTCCTCCGCACCGACCTGCCCGCGGATCTGGACGGTGCCGACCTCGCTCTGCCCCACTCGCGGATGTCGGGCCGGACGGTGACCGTGGACATGCCCGCCGAACAGGCACGCCTGCTCCTCTTGGCACGCGGCCAGCGGCGCCTCGCCGTGGTCGATCACGACGGGGCCATCGTGGGCCTGCTCTGCCTCAAACGCCGTCTGACCGGATTCTGCAGCGACGCCGACGTCTCCGCCCGTGCCTCGGAACGCTCATGTCGGCGGGAGTAG
- the narI gene encoding respiratory nitrate reductase subunit gamma translates to MSTFVWIVVPYACLAVFLLGHVWRWRHDQFGWTTHTSQLLESRILRLGSPLFHLGAFGVIAGHAMGLLVPASVTAKIGISEHFYHATAVWGGTVTGVMLVAGLALLIARRFVNRRVRRVTTTMDKVLYVALAAMVVLGMTATVGTNLLGEGYDYRETIAVWFRGVFWFSPEPHLMTGAPLVYQLHAIGGFLFLALWPFTRLVHVWSAPLAYLWRPYVVYRGRRGKPVTPAPTPADVRDRALHDTRQ, encoded by the coding sequence GTGAGCACGTTCGTCTGGATCGTCGTCCCCTACGCCTGTTTGGCGGTGTTCCTCCTCGGTCACGTGTGGCGGTGGCGCCACGACCAGTTCGGCTGGACCACCCATACCAGCCAACTGCTGGAGAGCCGCATCCTGCGGCTGGGCTCACCGCTGTTCCACCTCGGAGCGTTCGGTGTCATCGCCGGTCACGCCATGGGCCTGCTGGTGCCCGCTTCGGTGACGGCGAAGATCGGGATCTCCGAGCACTTCTACCACGCCACCGCCGTCTGGGGCGGCACCGTCACCGGTGTCATGCTCGTGGCAGGCCTCGCCTTACTGATCGCCCGCCGCTTCGTCAACCGCCGCGTCCGCCGGGTCACCACGACGATGGACAAGGTGCTCTACGTCGCGCTGGCCGCGATGGTGGTACTCGGGATGACCGCCACGGTCGGGACCAATCTCCTCGGCGAGGGTTACGACTACCGCGAGACGATCGCCGTCTGGTTCCGCGGCGTCTTCTGGTTCTCTCCCGAACCGCACCTGATGACCGGCGCGCCGCTCGTCTATCAGCTGCACGCGATCGGCGGATTCCTTTTCCTCGCGCTGTGGCCCTTCACGCGGCTGGTCCACGTGTGGTCGGCGCCGCTGGCCTATCTGTGGCGCCCCTACGTCGTCTACCGCGGCCGCCGGGGGAAGCCCGTGACTCCTGCCCCGACGCCGGCCGACGTGCGGGATCGAGCCCTGCACGACACCCGGCAATGA
- the narJ gene encoding nitrate reductase molybdenum cofactor assembly chaperone encodes MTAPERSFVEGTDRARLFELASVLLTYPDATLIGAGKELSAAVGEITHDEVREQLTAFLDWFLTTDSLQVETHYVRTFDLRRRSGLYLTYYLHGDTRKRGIALLTLKQRYRAHGLRLTPGELPDLLPVVLEFAAVAGPGDGEAPLRQHRRGLELLRSTLDECGSPYRHLLEAVVAALPPLTEADRDTIRTLAEDGPPVESVGLAAYGTDVDTIGFGPDLSSEACGHAHPFNNRSMESAP; translated from the coding sequence ATGACCGCGCCCGAACGGTCCTTTGTGGAGGGTACCGACCGGGCCCGGCTGTTCGAACTCGCCTCGGTGCTGCTCACCTACCCCGACGCCACACTGATCGGGGCCGGGAAGGAACTGTCCGCCGCCGTCGGCGAGATCACCCACGACGAGGTGCGGGAACAACTCACCGCGTTCCTCGACTGGTTCCTGACCACCGACTCCCTCCAGGTCGAGACCCACTACGTCCGCACGTTCGACCTGCGTCGGCGCTCGGGGCTGTACCTGACCTACTACCTGCACGGCGACACCCGTAAGCGCGGCATCGCCCTGCTCACCCTCAAACAGCGCTACCGCGCCCACGGCCTGCGCCTGACCCCTGGCGAGCTGCCCGATCTGCTGCCGGTGGTACTCGAGTTCGCCGCGGTCGCCGGCCCGGGCGACGGCGAGGCGCCGCTGCGCCAGCACCGCCGGGGACTGGAGCTTCTGCGCTCCACTTTGGACGAATGCGGATCGCCCTACCGGCACCTGCTCGAGGCGGTCGTCGCCGCGTTGCCGCCACTGACCGAGGCCGACCGGGACACGATCCGCACGCTCGCCGAAGACGGCCCTCCCGTGGAATCGGTCGGGCTCGCGGCGTACGGCACCGATGTCGACACCATCGGCTTCGGTCCCGATCTCAGTTCCGAAGCGTGTGGCCACGCACATCCCTTCAACAACCGTTCGATGGAGAGTGCCCCGTGA
- the narH gene encoding nitrate reductase subunit beta produces MRIRAQVAMVMNLDKCIGCHTCSVTCKQTWTNREGTEYVWFNNVETKPGIGYPKHYEDQERWKGGWKLDKKGRLVLRSGGRAKRLSRIFANPDLPTLEDYYEPATFDKDVLVTAPGGLTDTPVKQPRSALTGEPMSLEWGANWEDSLGGAHERAGTDPNITAMDPDAAARVRFEFEKTFMFHLPRICEHCLNPACVSACPSGAMYKREEDGIVLVDQDRCRGWRMCVSACPYKKVYVNHATGKAEKCTFCFPRIEAGQPTICSETCVGRLRYLGLVFYDEDAVLAAASVEDERELLAAQRAVFLDPHDPETVRLATEAGLPEEWVLAAQASPVWKLISEYKIALPLHPEYRTLPMVWYVPPLSPVLDAVNAAGRDDTDADDVFHTIRDLRIPVEYLAELFTAGDADAVAGVLMKLAAMRSYMRARTLDGTVAEELCEAVGMSGKEIEAMYRLLAIAKYDERYVIPAAYAKDAAALEAQAASTSDCSLDCTGGPGMTEPAATAERFHLVTEDRQVRPGRRSLFARRGDGRLGLTIDPAGGRS; encoded by the coding sequence ATGCGCATCCGCGCCCAGGTCGCGATGGTGATGAACCTCGACAAGTGCATCGGCTGTCACACCTGCTCGGTGACCTGCAAACAGACTTGGACCAACCGCGAAGGCACCGAGTACGTCTGGTTCAACAACGTCGAGACCAAACCCGGTATCGGTTACCCCAAGCACTACGAGGACCAGGAACGCTGGAAGGGCGGCTGGAAGCTCGACAAGAAGGGACGGCTGGTCCTGCGCTCCGGCGGACGCGCGAAGCGGCTTTCGCGGATCTTCGCCAACCCCGACCTTCCGACGCTCGAGGACTACTACGAGCCCGCGACCTTCGACAAGGACGTCCTCGTCACCGCGCCCGGCGGGCTCACCGACACCCCGGTCAAGCAACCGAGGTCGGCCCTCACCGGGGAACCGATGAGCCTCGAATGGGGCGCGAACTGGGAGGACAGCCTCGGCGGCGCCCACGAGCGCGCCGGCACCGACCCCAACATCACCGCGATGGACCCCGACGCGGCGGCACGGGTGCGGTTCGAGTTCGAGAAGACCTTCATGTTCCACCTGCCGCGGATCTGCGAGCACTGTCTCAACCCCGCCTGCGTCTCGGCCTGCCCGTCGGGCGCGATGTACAAACGCGAGGAGGACGGCATCGTCCTGGTCGACCAGGACCGCTGCCGCGGCTGGCGCATGTGCGTGAGCGCCTGTCCCTACAAGAAGGTCTACGTCAACCACGCCACCGGCAAGGCCGAGAAGTGCACCTTCTGCTTCCCGCGCATCGAAGCCGGCCAGCCCACCATCTGTTCGGAGACCTGCGTCGGCAGGCTGCGCTATCTGGGCCTGGTCTTCTACGACGAGGACGCGGTGCTCGCCGCCGCCTCCGTCGAAGACGAGCGGGAGCTGCTGGCCGCGCAACGAGCGGTGTTTCTCGACCCGCACGATCCCGAGACGGTGCGTCTGGCGACCGAGGCGGGCCTGCCCGAGGAGTGGGTGCTCGCCGCACAGGCCTCGCCGGTGTGGAAGCTGATCAGCGAGTACAAGATCGCTTTGCCGCTGCACCCGGAATACCGCACCCTGCCGATGGTCTGGTACGTCCCGCCGCTCTCCCCCGTGCTGGACGCCGTCAACGCCGCAGGGCGCGACGACACCGACGCCGACGACGTCTTCCACACCATCCGTGATCTGCGGATCCCCGTGGAATACCTCGCCGAACTGTTCACCGCGGGCGACGCCGACGCGGTGGCGGGCGTGCTGATGAAGCTCGCCGCGATGCGTTCCTACATGCGCGCCCGCACCCTCGACGGCACCGTCGCCGAGGAACTCTGCGAGGCCGTCGGCATGTCCGGCAAAGAGATCGAGGCGATGTACCGGCTGCTCGCGATCGCCAAGTACGACGAGCGCTACGTCATCCCCGCCGCCTACGCCAAGGACGCCGCCGCGCTCGAAGCACAGGCGGCGTCCACTTCGGACTGTTCGCTGGACTGCACCGGCGGCCCCGGGATGACCGAACCGGCCGCGACCGCCGAGCGGTTCCACCTCGTGACCGAAGACCGGCAGGTCCGCCCGGGCCGCCGGAGCCTGTTCGCGCGCCGCGGCGACGGCAGGCTCGGCCTGACCATCGATCCCGCCGGAGGCCGCTCATGA